The window AGATCTCTTTCATCTCACTTTTCCTTTAACTTTGAGGGTACTTTTATATTAACATGTACAGATCTTCATTTTTAACAGTTATATAGTATATCCCACCCTATGTATATACAATAATTTATCTAATTAGTCCTTGATTAATGGGAATTTGGATTGTTCCAATCTTTTACTATTAGAAACAGTAGTCAACATTCTTGTACACatgtcatttttcttatttgtgaGTATACTCCTCAGATAAATActtaagagtggaattgctgagtcagagGGAATGCCCTTTAAATTCTGATAGTTTTTTGGCAAAATGTCCTCCTATATATTGTACTAATTTGTGCTCTACCAGTAAGGGAAGAGATTGCTGTttttctcaacattatttttgATCTTTGTCAATTTGGGGGGAAAAGAGATAAATTTATTATAGCTTTCTTTGTACTTCTCTAATTCTGAATAAAATAGAATGTctttttagatatttaaaattctttcctttgctctttactttttttcatatatttaccaCTTTTACTGTGCTGATGCTATTTTTCATATTGACATGAAgatatatacaatattaaaattgATGTTATCATGATAGATGTTTTAGAAGACAGAAATATAAGCACTGACAGAAGAGTAAAGAGTTTGTTGGTGTTGGAAGAGTAATAGGAGACAAGTTTTGCCCTAGGATTGTACAATATGTAAAagcaaataccaaaaaaaaaaaaaaaaaaaaaaaaaaaaaagaaaggaaaaaaagaggtgtAAGTATCCATGCTGAAGATGAAGGGAGTTTCCCCTCTTCCTCAGAGCACTTACTTTAGAAAACTTATACTTGTTTCTCTGTCattgaaatgaatataaaattaaaaagttttaaattttaagggGTTTTCAACACCATTACCAGATTTATGACCTAGGAATGTCTCTGTCAAGGACCTGGGAAGTCTCTCTGAAATGTAATAATCAAGATAGAAAGGCCCCAATCTTCCATTTCCTGTGGGAAGATAGGAGCCTAACATTGGTGGCCTAATTTCCAAGTTGAAAACGCTTTAATGCTTATTCaataatcagtcagttcagttcagttgctcagtcatgtctgactctttgcgaccccagggactgcagcactccaggctttcctgttcatcaccaactccctgagcttgctcaaacgcaggtccagcgagtcagtgatgccattcaaccatctcttcttctgtcatccccttctcctcctgccttcaatatttctcagcaccagggtcttttccaatgggtcagttcttcacaccaggtggccaaagtattggagcttcagtcctgccagtgaatattcagtactgatttcctttaggattgactggtttgatctctttgcagtccaagggactctcaagagtcttctccaacaccaaggttcaaaagcatcaattcctctgctcttagctttctttatgtccaactctcacacccatagaTAATAAGTAATAGAACTGCTTTATTCTCTTCCACCATTGTGGAGAGGTTTCCTAGATTGGCaggaaatttatatttaattatatttcccAGCAAACTAAACTCAGTTTTTCAATCTATGGCTCTATCATTTGCAAAATTGGGGATATGCAGTGCATCTTTGAGATGCCTTATAATCCTATACTCAGTTAGTCTTCTTTTTAACCAAGAAATTAAAACAGCTTTTGTTCccccaaatattttaaatcaagatCCTCACTTTTATGTTCCTAATAATTTCTTCATAGCATGTTTCATATCTTTGTTTCTCAGACTATATATTACAGGATTAATGAGTGGAGTAActacagaataaaataaagtcaCTATCTTCTGCATTCCAGCATCATATTCAGATGTTGGGCTCACATACATGACCATCACTGATCCATAGAAAAGAGAAACCACAGTCAGATGGGACCCACAGGTGGAGAAAGCTTTTCTTCGTCCAGCTGCTGAAGGGACCTTCAGTACAGCTTGTAGGACCAGAGCATAGGACACCATGATGAAGAGAAAGGGGATAAATAAGAGGAGAGAACTTAGGGTGGAGCTAGTTAACTCTATTACAGGGACTCTAGTACAGGTGAGGGCCAACAAGGGACCTGGGTCACACAGGAAGTGGTCAATGATCCTGGATCCACAGAAGGACATTTGGGAAATGATGATGATGGGAATCAAGAACCAGAGGAAACCAAGTACCCAGCAGCTGATCACAAGATTGGCACAGAGACGTCCAGTCATGAGGGTGGGGTAATGTAGAGGTCGGCAG of the Muntiacus reevesi chromosome 7, mMunRee1.1, whole genome shotgun sequence genome contains:
- the LOC136171997 gene encoding olfactory receptor 11G2-like — encoded protein: MKIYNNPNTSSTITGFILLGFPCPREGQILLFVLFSAVYLLTLMGNGSIICAVCWDQRLHTPMYILLANFSFLEIWYVTSTVPNMLANFLSDNKLISFSGCFLQFYFFFSLGSTECFFLAIMAFDRYLAICRPLHYPTLMTGRLCANLVISCWVLGFLWFLIPIIIISQMSFCGSRIIDHFLCDPGPLLALTCTRVPVIELTSSTLSSLLLFIPFLFIMVSYALVLQAVLKVPSAAGRRKAFSTCGSHLTVVSLFYGSVMVMYVSPTSEYDAGMQKIVTLFYSVVTPLINPVIYSLRNKDMKHAMKKLLGT